GCGGCGAGAACAGCACCATCGAACCCGGTTGCGGGGTCCCGGTGGCGTGGTTGACGGCGAGCAGGTCGAGAGCCAGGTGGCCGCCGGCGGAGTCACCCGCGACCACGATGTCCTCGGCGCGGTACCCCTGGGACAGCAGCCAGCGATAGCCGCGGACGGCGTCGTTGCCCGCGCACGGCCAGGCGTGCTCGGGGGCGAGCCGGTAGTCCAGGCTGAAGGCGGGCAGCCCGGTCTTGTTGCCGAGCCGGCCGACCAGGCCCCGGTGCGTTCGCGGCGAGCACACCACGTACCCGCTCCCGTGCATGTAATACAGAATCCGCGAACCGGGGATCGGAGCGCTCGCCTGCCGGCCGATGACCCACTCACCACGGACCTGCCCACCCCGGAAGTTCTCGCGCACGATCTCCACCCGGGTGTTGGCCGGGGGTGGGTTGATCCGCTCGATGGTCCGGTTCAATGCCGGGCGCGTCCGCTGGATCATCTGCGCGGTGACGCGGGGGTGGCTGACCCCGGCCGCGGTCATCATCGGCCAGGTGACCCGGGCCAGATAGGCGTTG
The genomic region above belongs to Gordonia hongkongensis and contains:
- a CDS encoding alpha/beta hydrolase; its protein translation is MSVTVPADEPTPEADLLAHPFGRLGVDPYGSRRSRAVNAYLARVTWPMMTAAGVSHPRVTAQMIQRTRPALNRTIERINPPPANTRVEIVRENFRGGQVRGEWVIGRQASAPIPGSRILYYMHGSGYVVCSPRTHRGLVGRLGNKTGLPAFSLDYRLAPEHAWPCAGNDAVRGYRWLLSQGYRAEDIVVAGDSAGGHLALDLLAVNHATGTPQPGSMVLFSPLYDPTFQLAVRNQRTGVRDPIIDAMSARKILRLYTRTADPDHPRMRVRLTPDMTLPKTLIQYGAREVMGADARATHDEITGAGGVSVIQAWPDQGHVFQLIPRLSAEARSAIDIAARFIELTAPVAT